The following proteins are co-located in the Malus sylvestris chromosome 13, drMalSylv7.2, whole genome shotgun sequence genome:
- the LOC126597303 gene encoding F-box protein At5g07610-like — MAPEAKSRARGGGGRSGKATDSGAAAAVASAVDLLLEILMRLPARPLHRFKCVSKQWYSLISDPQFRIDYVQKNPNHLLGLLLIIQGPYSEFSFISLGGCGQIVKDPKFLSTTNLKIHHFCNGLMCFSKPHKDSPQFTSYYVCNSASGHSKRIRVLESSTRKRLMAVNVAFDPSKSPFYNVVFVSEESGSELNHLIKIDIYSSETEAWRPSSKGLYIVPYDVDFDNGVYWNGAIYWYHQRKNSLAYFDLDTGCLERLRMPLLSLGSYPMVFDHFGESGGHLHLVGICSPRTTLFTVFELQQDRSGWFVKCNGDLDAVAAAFPKMVTLKPSNPYVFSAVSLIREEKEEELSIVLTIPGSVVRYDVKHKTSRKLCDLPKGCMFNDFMAIQRRVKAHQYIETLDSI; from the coding sequence ATGGCACCGGAGGCTAAAAGCAGAGCGAGAGGGGGAGGAGGAAGAAGCGGCAAAGCCACAGATTCCGGTGCTGCAGCTGCCGTGGCCAGCGCAGTTGACCTCCTGCTAGAGATCCTGATGCGCCTCCCGGCAAGACCCCTTCACCGATTCAAATGCGTATCGAAACAATGGTACTCTCTCATCTCTGACCCCCAATTTAGAATCGATTACGTCCAAAAGAACCCTAATCATCTTTTGGGTTTGCTGCTGATTATTCAAGGTCCATACTCTGAATTTTCGTTCATTTCCCTTGGAGGCTGTGGCCAAATTGTTAAAGACCCAAAGTTTTTAAGCACCACCAATCTCAAAATTCATCATTTCTGTAATGGGTTGATGTGTTTTTCCAAGCCTCACAAGGATTCACCTCAGTTTACTTCTTATTATGTTTGTAATTCTGCTTCCGGGCACTCGAAAAGAATTCGGGTTCTTGAGAGCTCGACCAGAAAGAGATTGATGGCTGTTAATGTGGCTTTTGATCCTTCAAAGTCACCCTTCTACAATGTCGTTTTTGTTAGTGAAGAATCCGGGTCGGAACTGAACCATCTGATCAAAATTGATATATACTCATCCGAGACCGAGGCTTGGAGACCCAGCAGCAAGGGGCTGTACATTGTGCCTTACGATGTGGATTTTGACAATGGGGTTTACTGGAATGGGGCAATTTATTGGTACCATCAAAGGAAAAACTCTTTGGCGTATTTTGATTTGGATACCGGTTGCCTTGAAAGATTACGAATGCCACTGCTTTCTCTGGGATCGTATCCCATGGTTTTCGACCATTTTGGAGAATCAGGTGGCCATCTGCATCTTGTTGGGATCTGCAGTCCAAGGACTACTCTGTTCACTGTGTTTGAATTGCAGCAGGATAGGTCCGGTTGGTTTGTGAAGTGTAATGGTGATTTGGATGCCGTAGCAGCTGCTTTCCCAAAGATGGTTACCCTTAAACCCAGTAACCCTTATGTGTTTTCTGCAGTGAGCCTTattagagaagaaaaagaagaggaactGAGTATTGTGCTAACGATACCTGGGAGTGTGGTCAGATATGATGTCAAGCATAAGACATCAAGGAAGCTCTGTGATCTTCCAAAAGGCTGTATGTTCAATGACTTTATGGCTATACAGAGGAGGGTTAAGGCGCATCAATACATTGAGACCCTTGATTCCATCTGA